In Verrucomicrobiota bacterium, the DNA window GGAGTTATCAATGAATCCATCCATCGGATGCGCTCGGCCATGGTCTCCAACATGTGCAGGGAGAACTGCGGGGATTGCTGAACGAGCAGCAGGAAACGCTTTTTGTTGATCGGAGCGAGCTTGCAATCCGTGCGCGCCGTCACGGTCCCCACGCGCGGTTTGTCCGAAATGAGCGCCATTTCGCCAACGACTTCGCCCCGGCCAAAGGCTCGAATCGGATTGCCCCGGATGGTGAGTTCAACCTCGCCTTCGATGACCACATACATCGCGTCCCCCGGATCGTTCTCCTTGAAAACGACCTGGCCCGCCCGGAACGGCACATAGAACTCCGGGCTGCGAAAAAGGCTCGTGAGATCCATTCGGGTCGCGCTGCTCATAAATGGGGGGCTAACTTGCACACATCCTATCGATTCAGCGGCACCGTGCCAGTCCTATTTTGGCGCCAAGATCGGTAGGGCAGACCTGCCGGTCTGCCGATCTT includes these proteins:
- a CDS encoding cyclic nucleotide-binding domain-containing protein — its product is MSSATRMDLTSLFRSPEFYVPFRAGQVVFKENDPGDAMYVVIEGEVELTIRGNPIRAFGRGEVVGEMALISDKPRVGTVTARTDCKLAPINKKRFLLLVQQSPQFSLHMLETMAERIRWMDSLITPNTSGQ